TTGTTCTCAAGGTGTCAGCGCCACTGATTAGGGAGTAGTTGCGCTCCACACGAACCTTAGACCCTCCCGCAACATAATCTGCAAGGACGGAAACACCGTTTCCATCGGCAGTGACTGACCGAACCCCAATGGGATTCCCGCCCGAAGTCGTATTTGAGCTGAAGGTGGACGTATCGGTATCAACCTGTAAAATCCAGTCAGACACAGGTGTGCCTGGGTTATAGAAATCACGTCCTCCGAACAACAGTGTGCCGATTGCGCCATTGTCTTCTCTAATATCAACAGAGAGATCGCCATCCGTCAGGGTGATGGCGGTGGCTGATGTGGTTGAAGATGCGATTGCAGCAGCGAGAATAACGGAACTGAGGCCAACCTGTTTAAGCATAGATATTTAAGTTCCTGAAAATAGTGATACTGGAAAATCGAATTGCAGTGAGCGAAAATGCTATACCTCTGGAAGACTTTATCCGCGTCAGTGAACAAACTTCAAAAATCACTGAGAAAGTTTAGAGTTGCCAGCCTAAACTACAGAACTCAATCCTTGCCACCCCGCTGTTTTGAGGATCCAGAGCATGGAATGCAGCACGTATTGAATAAGGTTGAAATCCATCTAAACGATGAGCATCTCTATTACTTAGTCTTTAAGCCTCGGGTTGCTCTCCTGTTACCTTGCCTCCAAATACAACGTACTGATAAACGTTGTAAGCCAGCATAATTGGGATCAGGACACCGATGAATACCAACATAAAGACCAGTGAACTAAGAGCTGCCGACGCCTCATAAATTGTAATTTCTGTCGGAATAATATAGGGAAACACCACCAGCGCCAAGGCAACAAACGTCAACAAAAAGATCAAAATCGTCCATATAAACGGTGCGCGCTCTTTTCGCTGCTTAAGGCTGCGGAGCAGGAGACCAATCAACAATACACCTAGTGGCGGAATGACCGAAAAAATATAAACCTGAGGTGGGTTAAACAAGCGAATCCGAGCATACTCAAAGAAGATTGGTGTCGTGATCGTGAGCGCTATGGCTCCCAACAAAGTTGTCCAGGCTGCAAGATTTGCCGTCCGGTAGTGGTTGGTTTGCAGCTCGCCCTCTGTTTTCGTAATTAGATAGGTAGACCCGATCAGCACATAGCCCTGAATTACCGTCAGTGCCATAACCACCGAAGGCAAACTGAGCCAGTCCCAAGTCGAACCAATAAAGTGACCTGCAGCATCGACTTTAATACCCGCTAAGACCCCTCCCAAAGCAAAACCTTGTCCCAGAGCAGCTAAAAAGCTCCCGCCTGCAAAAGCTAGATTCCAGAGGCGCTTATTGTCGGAGTGCTCCCTAAATTCAAAGGAGACAGCCCGAAAAATAAGGCCAAAAATCATCATCAAAATTGGAATATAAAGCGCACTGAGAATAGTGGCATAGGCCAATGGAAAGGCCCCAAACAGTGCGCCACCCATCAGCACTAGCCAAGTCTCATTCGCATCCCAGACATTGCCAAGGCTAGTCATCAACATACCCCGACGTTCCTCCGTCGAAGCCGTCAGGGAGAGAATCCCTACTCCCAGATCAAACCCGTCCAGCATTACGTAGAGGAACAAGAACAGCGCCAAGATGCCAAACCACACCTGTGGCAAAAAATAAGTCAACGTATCCATGACAATTCCTGCGGTTGGTTCTTATTGTTGAGCTTCGACGGGGCGCTGATCGGGCACAAACTCT
This Acaryochloris thomasi RCC1774 DNA region includes the following protein-coding sequences:
- the cydB gene encoding cytochrome d ubiquinol oxidase subunit II, translated to MDTLTYFLPQVWFGILALFLFLYVMLDGFDLGVGILSLTASTEERRGMLMTSLGNVWDANETWLVLMGGALFGAFPLAYATILSALYIPILMMIFGLIFRAVSFEFREHSDNKRLWNLAFAGGSFLAALGQGFALGGVLAGIKVDAAGHFIGSTWDWLSLPSVVMALTVIQGYVLIGSTYLITKTEGELQTNHYRTANLAAWTTLLGAIALTITTPIFFEYARIRLFNPPQVYIFSVIPPLGVLLIGLLLRSLKQRKERAPFIWTILIFLLTFVALALVVFPYIIPTEITIYEASAALSSLVFMLVFIGVLIPIMLAYNVYQYVVFGGKVTGEQPEA